The following are encoded in a window of Thunnus albacares chromosome 9, fThuAlb1.1, whole genome shotgun sequence genomic DNA:
- the pdcb gene encoding phosducin b yields the protein MSDKIIDLEETATHTGPKGVINDWRRFKLESMEQENLPPAKRELLRQMSSPGGPKDDSRANLNRKMSVQEYELLKEEDEGCLKKYRKRCMQEMHDKLSFGPKFEGVHDLNSGEAFLEVIEKEHHTTVVVVHIYKVGVKGCEELNNCLDCLATEYPTVKFCRIDAVASGAAERFSDEVLPTLLVYKAGELLGNFLACTQHLTEEFFATDVEAFLNSYGLLPEKEMPMLEDDDENDVE from the exons ATGTCTGACAAAATCATCGATTTGGAAGAGACCGCAACCCACACGG GTCCCAAAGGAGTCATCAATGACTGGAGGAGGTTTAAGTTGGAAAGCATGGAACAGGAAAACTTACCACCTGCAAAAAGGGAACTGCTGAGACAGATGTCGTCCCCAGGCGGGCCAAAAGACGACTCTAGAGCAAACCTTAATCGCAAG atgagTGTCCAAGAGTATGAACTGCTtaaggaggaggatgaaggatgTCTGAAGAAGTACAGAAAGCGGTGCATGCAGGAGATGCATGATAAGCTCAGCTTTGGGCCCAAGTTTGAAGGTGTGCATGACCTGAACAGTGGAGAGGCATTCCTAGAAGTCATTGAGAAGGAGCACCACACCACAGTGGTGGTGGTCCACATCTATAAGGTTGGGGTCAAAGGTTGTGAGGAGCTCAACAACTGCCTTGACTGCCTGGCCACTGAGTACCCCACTGTAAAGTTCTGCAGGATTGATGCTGTTGCATCCGGTGCTGCCGAGCGGTTCTCAGATGAGGTTTTGCCTACACTACTGGTCTACAAGGCTGGAGAACTACTGGGGAACTTCCTGGCCTGCACACAGCACCTAACTGAGGAGTTCTTCGCTACTGATGTGGAAGCCTTCCTCAACAGCTATGGCCTGCTGCCAGAGAAAGAGATGCCTATGTTGGAAGATGACGATGAAAATGATGTAGAGTAA